One window of Cervus elaphus chromosome 2, mCerEla1.1, whole genome shotgun sequence genomic DNA carries:
- the LOC122706447 gene encoding 60S ribosomal protein L21-like: MTNTKGKRRGTGYMFSRPFRKHGVVPLATYMRIYRKGDIVDIKGMGTVHKGMPHKRYDGKTGTVHTVTQHAVGFAVNKQVKGKILAKRINVSIERIKHSKSRDSFLKYVKENEQKKKEAKEKGTWVQLKCQPAPPREAHFVRTNGKEPELLAPIPYEFMV; encoded by the coding sequence ATGACCAacacaaagggaaagaggaggggcaCCGGCTACATGTTCTCCAGGCCTTTTAGAAAACATGGAGTTGTTCCTTTGGCCACATACATGCGAATCTACAGGAAGGGTGATATTGTGGATATCAAGGGAATGGGTACTGTTCACAAAGGAATGCCCCACAAACGCTATGATGGCAAAACTGGGACAGTCCACACTGTTACCCAGCATGCTGTTGGCTTTGCTGTAAACAAACAAGTTAAGGGCAAGATTCTCGCCAAGAGAATTAATGTGTCTATCGAGCGTATTAAGCACTCTAAGAGCCGAGATAGCTTCCTGAAATATGTgaaggaaaatgaacagaaaaaaaaggaagccaaAGAGAAAGGAACTTGGGTTCAGCTGAAGTGCCAGCCTGCTCCACCCAGAGAAGCACATTTCGTGAGGACCAATGGAAAGGAACCCGAACTGTTGGCGCCCATTCCCTATGAATTCATGGTCTGA